A window of the Arachis duranensis cultivar V14167 chromosome 5, aradu.V14167.gnm2.J7QH, whole genome shotgun sequence genome harbors these coding sequences:
- the LOC107489369 gene encoding uncharacterized protein LOC107489369, with the protein MPPPFDSISKIHPPKEAWRLKVRVLRTWIVPSFGNYDVANSMEIVLVDGDSNKIQATVKKQLINRFKESIVEGQTYRMSYFSVVPNQGNYRAAEHEFKLVFLNRTTVIPVPDDDIPKTCFSFCPFDELLNMTEDYVYLVDVIGLLTSVGEEKEYVKDAKVMKMIVLELSSKELTIRCALFGEYVDEVHRFLGSGYMEQPVVVIQLAKVKFFRGQVGLQNVMHATRLFFNPDLSEVVNFKNSMIDQGINGT; encoded by the exons ATGCCTCCTCCATTTGATTCTATCTCTAAGATCCACCCTCCAAAGGAGGCATGGAGACTTAAAGTTAGGGTACTAAGAACTTGGATTGTTCCTTCTTTTGGAAATTATGATGTTGCAAATTCAATGGaaattgttcttgttgatgGAGAT TCTAACAAAATACAAGCAACTGTTAAGAAGCAGCTCATAAATAGGTTTAAAGAGAGTATTGTTGAGGGTCAAACATACCGAATGTCATATTTTAGTGTTGTTCCAAACCAAGGCAATTATAGGGCAGCAGAACATGAGTTTAAGTTGGTTTTTCTTAACCGTACAACTGTTATCCCTGTCCCTGACGATGATATCCCAAAGACATGTTTCAGTTTCTGTCCCTTTGATGAGCTCTTGAATATGACTGAAGATTATGTTTACTTAGTTG atgTTATTGGTTTGCTAACTTCTGTTGGTGAAGAGAAAGAGTATGTGAAAGATGCGAAAGTGATGAAGATGATCGTTCTTGAGTTATCTTCAAAAGA gttgACAATACGTTGTGCTTTGTTTGGGGAGTATGTGGATGAAGTGCATCGTTTCTTAGGTTCTGGCTATATGGAGCAGCCAGTTGTTGTGATCCAACTTGCCAAAGTTAAATTTTTTAGGG GACAAGTTGGTCTCCAAAATGTTATGCATGCTACTCGGCTGTTCTTTAATCCAGATTTGTCTGAAGTAGTTAATTTCAAAAACAG TATGATTGACCAAGGTATCAATGGAACATAG
- the LOC127739605 gene encoding uncharacterized protein LOC127739605: MFQQLVGKKLLLKIDTKNVGADKYFGTFRVRRVCDDAAIISMFELPNYDADDECTPLKGGKLGKIPSSEDEHIVDKREPCEVLDEGITADGNCSNMKTVCTPLIDFLGEKGAEVTGLDDISTDIDIVKEAGKRVDDSVLVDGECSLEIESLLNSPPVKTTDVLSAVLDGSPVHVIKKEAVSNLPRGRKVKRNLKKTFDDVAHEELGPTSKVLKKCDV; encoded by the exons ATGTTCCAACAATTGGTGGGGAAAAAATTGCTCCTTAAGATAGATACCAAGAATGTTGGTGCGGACAAGTATTTTGGAACTTTTCGTGTGAGAAGAGTTTGTGATGATGCTGCTATTATTTCCATGTTTGAGTTGCCTAACTATGATGCGGATGATGAGTGTACTCCATTGAAG GGTGGTAAGCTGGGAAAGATCCCTTCAAGCGAGGATGAACATATTGTTGACAAGAGGGAGCCCTGTGAGGTGCTTGATGAGGGTATCACTGCTGATGGGAATTGTTCAAATATGAAGACAGTCTGCACGCCTTTGATTGACTTTCTGGGTGAAAAGGGTGCTGAAGTTACTGGATTGGATGATATAAGTACTGATATTGATATTGTAAAAGAGGCAGGGAAAAGAGTTGATGATAGTGTACTTGTTGATGGGGAGTGCAGTCTGGAAATTGAGAGCCTCTTGAATTCTCCGCCCGTGAAAACTACG GATGTACTTTCTGCTGTTCTTGATGGATCCCCTGTTCATGTGATCAAGAAAGAGGCTGTTTCCAATCTTCCCAGGGGTAGAAAAGTTAAGAGAAATCTGAAAAAAACCTTTGATGATGTTGCCCATGAGGAGCTTGGCCCAACTTCCAAGGTTCTCAAGAAATGTGATGTTTGA